From a region of the Corallococcus coralloides DSM 2259 genome:
- a CDS encoding acyl-CoA dehydrogenase family protein, with protein sequence MDSTETRDAIRASVRALCNRFPPKYWRTLDAEREYPHDFVKALTEAGLLAALIPAEYGGAGLGLREAAVVLGEINHFGGNASACHAQMYVMNVLLRHGSAEQKQRYLPEIAAGRLRLQAFAVTEPNSGSDTTAIETTAVRRGDRYVVNGQKIFISRVLQSDLMLLLARTTPRAEVRKKTDGMSVFLLDLRKTQGLEVRPIRTMLNHATNALFLENVEVPVEGLIGEEGKGFSYILDGMNAERVLVASEAIGDGRWFIEKAVTYAQERVVFGKPIGANQGVQFPIAKAHTALTAASLLTEQAATLFDSHQPCGAEANMAKYLAAEAAWEAANACMDTYGGYGFAEEYDVERKFREVRLFINAPVSRNMALSYISQHVLGLPRSFT encoded by the coding sequence ATGGACTCCACCGAGACCCGGGACGCGATCCGCGCGTCCGTGCGTGCCCTCTGCAACCGCTTCCCTCCGAAGTACTGGCGCACCCTCGACGCGGAGCGTGAATACCCTCACGACTTCGTCAAGGCCCTTACGGAGGCCGGGCTGCTGGCCGCGCTCATCCCGGCGGAGTACGGCGGCGCGGGGCTGGGCCTGCGCGAAGCGGCGGTCGTGCTGGGGGAGATCAACCACTTCGGCGGGAATGCATCCGCGTGTCATGCGCAGATGTATGTGATGAACGTGCTCCTGCGGCACGGCTCCGCGGAGCAGAAGCAGCGGTATCTGCCGGAGATCGCCGCGGGCCGGCTGCGGCTCCAGGCGTTCGCGGTGACGGAGCCGAACTCGGGCTCGGACACCACCGCCATCGAGACGACGGCGGTCCGGCGCGGTGACCGCTACGTCGTGAACGGACAGAAGATCTTCATCTCGCGCGTGCTCCAGTCCGACCTGATGCTCCTGCTCGCTCGGACGACGCCCCGCGCGGAGGTGCGCAAGAAGACGGACGGGATGAGCGTGTTCCTGCTCGACCTGCGGAAGACGCAGGGGCTGGAGGTCCGGCCCATCCGGACCATGCTCAACCATGCGACGAACGCGCTGTTCCTCGAGAACGTCGAAGTGCCCGTCGAGGGGCTGATCGGCGAAGAGGGCAAGGGCTTCTCGTACATCCTGGATGGCATGAACGCGGAGCGGGTGCTCGTCGCTTCTGAGGCCATCGGGGATGGCCGCTGGTTCATCGAGAAGGCCGTCACGTATGCGCAAGAGCGCGTCGTGTTCGGCAAGCCCATCGGGGCCAATCAGGGTGTGCAGTTCCCCATCGCGAAGGCGCACACGGCGCTCACGGCCGCGTCCCTGCTGACGGAGCAGGCCGCGACGCTCTTCGACAGCCACCAGCCCTGCGGAGCCGAAGCGAACATGGCGAAGTACCTGGCCGCGGAAGCCGCCTGGGAGGCCGCCAATGCCTGCATGGACACCTACGGCGGCTACGGCTTCGCCGAGGAGTACGACGTGGAGCGCAAGTTCCGCGAGGTGCGCCTGTTCATCAACGCCCCCGTGAGCCGGAACATGGCCCTGTCGTACATCAGCCAGCACGTCCTGGGGCTGCCCCGCTCGTTCACGTAG
- a CDS encoding competence/damage-inducible protein A, whose product MERTGAAAIIIGNEVLTAKVKDENGPHLIQRLRELGIPLVSVETILDDVDAIVDAVSRARRKARYVFTSGGIGPTHDDVTVRAVALALGRPVVRLPEMVSAIQARAGTSPVTPESLRLADAPEGAVLLAQPGMWFPVLTVGDMFLLPGVPQLFRLQLETVLSRLSGTPVHLVSLYFNLGESALAAVLDRVALDMPHVAIGSYPVFDAAMDYRVKVTVEAPERAHVDDAVGRLLAGFPADALVRRE is encoded by the coding sequence ATGGAGCGGACCGGCGCGGCGGCGATCATCATTGGCAACGAGGTCCTCACCGCGAAGGTGAAGGACGAGAACGGCCCCCACCTCATCCAGCGGCTGCGGGAGCTGGGCATCCCGCTCGTCTCGGTGGAGACCATCCTGGACGACGTGGACGCCATCGTGGACGCGGTGTCCCGCGCCCGGCGCAAGGCCCGCTACGTCTTCACCAGCGGAGGCATTGGCCCCACCCACGACGACGTCACGGTGCGCGCGGTGGCGCTCGCGCTGGGCCGGCCCGTGGTGCGCCTGCCGGAGATGGTGTCGGCCATCCAGGCCCGCGCGGGCACGTCGCCGGTGACGCCGGAGTCCCTGCGCCTGGCGGACGCACCCGAGGGCGCCGTGCTCCTGGCCCAGCCGGGCATGTGGTTCCCCGTGCTGACGGTGGGGGACATGTTCCTGCTGCCGGGGGTGCCGCAGCTCTTCCGGCTGCAACTGGAGACGGTGCTCTCACGGCTGAGCGGCACGCCGGTGCACCTGGTCAGCCTGTACTTCAACCTGGGCGAGAGCGCCCTGGCCGCCGTGCTGGACCGCGTGGCGCTGGACATGCCCCACGTGGCCATCGGCTCCTATCCGGTCTTCGACGCGGCCATGGACTACCGCGTGAAGGTCACGGTGGAGGCCCCGGAGCGGGCCCACGTGGACGACGCCGTGGGCCGGCTGCTCGCGGGGTTCCCGGCGGACGCACTGGTCCGCCGGGAGTAA